A single genomic interval of Sphaerodactylus townsendi isolate TG3544 linkage group LG08, MPM_Stown_v2.3, whole genome shotgun sequence harbors:
- the LOC125438539 gene encoding basic proline-rich protein-like produces PPPPPPPTPPPPHPPPPPPPPPPTPPPPHPPPPPPPPPPTPPPPHPPPPPPPPPPTPPPPHPPPPPPPPPPTPPPPHPPPPPPPPPPTPPPPHPPPPPPPPPPTPPPPHPPPPPPPPPPTPPPPHPPPPPPPPPPTPPPPHPPPPPPPPPPTPPPPHPPPPPPPPPPTPPPPHPPPPPPPPPPTPPPPHPPPPPPPPPPTPPPPHPPPPPPPPPPTPPPPHPPPPPPPPPPTPPPPHPPPPPPPPPPTPPPPHPPPPPPPPPPTPPPPHPPPPPPPPPPTPPPPHPPPPPPPPPPTPPPPHPPPPPPPPPPTPPPPHPPPPPPPPPPTPPPPHPPPPPPPPPPTPPPPHPPPPPPPPPPTPPPPHPPPPPPPHPPPPPPPPPPTPPPPHPPPPPPPPPPTPPPPHPPPPPPPPPPTPPPPHPPPPPPPPPPTPPPPHPPPPPPPPPPTPPPPHPPPPPPPPPPTPPPPHPPPPPPPPPPTPPPPHPPPPPPPPPPTPPPPHPPPPPPPPPPTPPPPHPPPPPPPPPPTPPPPHPP; encoded by the exons cccccacccccccccccccccacccccccccccccccacccccccccccccccacccccccccccccccacccccccccccccccacccccccccccccccacccccccccccccccacccccccccccccccacccccccccccccccacccccccccccccccacccccccccccccccacccccccccccccccacccccccccccccccacccccccccccccccacccccccccccccccacccccccccccccccacccccccccccccccacccccccccccccccacccccccccccccccacccccccccccccccacccccccccccccccacccccccccccccccacccccccccccccccacccccccccccccccacccccccccccccccacccccccccccccccacccccccccccccccacccccccccccccccacccccccccccccccacccccccccccccccacccccccccccccccacccccccccccccccacccccccccccccccacccccccccccccccacccccccccccccccacccccccccccccccacccccccccccccccacccccccccccccccacccccccccccccccacccccccccccccccacccccccccccccccacccccccccccccccacccccccccccccccacccccccccccccccacccccccccccccccacccccccccccccccacccccccccccccccacccccccccccccccacccccccccccccccacccccccccccccccacccccccccccccccacccccccccccccccacccccccccccccccacccccccccccccccacccccccccccccccacccccccccccccccacccccccccccccccacccccccccccccccacccccccccccccccacccccccccccccccacccccccccccccccacccccccccccccccacccccccccccccccacccccccccccccccacccccccccccccccacccccccccccccccacccccccccccccccacccccccccccccccaccccccccccccccca cccccccacccccccccccccccacccccccccccccccacccccccccccccccacccccccccccccccacccccccccccccccacccccccccccccccacccccccccccccccacccccccccccccccacccccccccccccccacccccccccccccccacccccccccccccccacccccccccccccccacccccccccccccccacccccccccccccccacccccccccccccccacccccccccccccccacccccccccccccccacccccccccccccccacccccccccccccccacccccccccccccccacccccccccccccccacccccccccccccccacccccccccccccccacccccccccccccccacccccccccccccccacccccccccccccccacccccccccccccccacccccccccccccccacccccccccccccccacccccccccccccccaccccccc